From a single Marinobacter sp. THAF197a genomic region:
- a CDS encoding nitroreductase, with the protein MDVQQAVQSRKSVRDFLDTPVSEATLRKVIETATRAPSGGNLQPWHLHVVTGDALARLKALMQEKVSKGFNEVPEYEIYPPKLQSPYRDRRFEIGELMYRQLDIPREDKVARFEWFKRNFEFFGAPVGLFCTVDDNMGPPQWSDLGMILQTIMLLLRAEGLDSCAQESWSVYPKTISEFLGLPEHRKVFTGMAIGYANPDSPVNQITSPRAPLEENVEFIN; encoded by the coding sequence ATGGATGTACAACAAGCTGTCCAGTCCCGTAAGTCCGTTCGGGATTTCCTGGACACCCCGGTCTCCGAGGCCACCCTTCGCAAAGTGATCGAAACCGCCACCCGGGCGCCTTCCGGCGGCAACCTGCAACCCTGGCACCTGCACGTAGTGACCGGCGACGCCCTGGCCCGGCTGAAAGCACTGATGCAGGAGAAAGTCAGCAAGGGCTTCAACGAAGTGCCGGAATACGAAATCTACCCGCCAAAACTGCAGTCACCCTACCGCGACCGCCGCTTCGAAATCGGCGAGCTCATGTACCGACAGCTCGACATCCCCAGGGAAGACAAAGTTGCACGCTTTGAATGGTTCAAACGCAACTTCGAATTCTTCGGCGCCCCCGTGGGCCTGTTCTGCACCGTCGACGACAACATGGGCCCGCCCCAGTGGTCCGACCTGGGCATGATCCTGCAAACCATCATGCTCCTGCTGCGCGCCGAAGGCCTCGACAGCTGCGCCCAGGAATCCTGGTCGGTGTACCCGAAAACCATCAGCGAATTCCTGGGCTTGCCCGAACACCGCAAAGTCTTCACCGGCATGGCCATCGGCTACGCCAACCCCGACAGCCCGGTGAACCAGATCACCAGCCCGAGGGCGCCGCTGGAAGAAAACGTCGAGTTCATTAACTGA
- the nirD gene encoding nitrite reductase small subunit NirD, whose amino-acid sequence MKARTCWEAVCTVDDLVADSGIAVWTEDGPIAVFYLPHRLPALFAISHTDPFSGSNVLARGITGDINGEPVVASPLYKQHFSLRTGQCLEDDGVQVKTYPALLDGNRIRLEVPVAQAASVAA is encoded by the coding sequence ATGAAAGCTCGGACTTGTTGGGAAGCGGTTTGTACGGTGGACGATCTGGTGGCTGACTCCGGCATTGCGGTGTGGACCGAAGATGGCCCTATCGCCGTGTTCTACCTGCCACACCGGTTGCCGGCGTTGTTTGCCATCAGCCATACCGATCCGTTCAGTGGCTCGAACGTGCTGGCCCGGGGGATTACCGGGGATATCAACGGGGAGCCGGTGGTGGCGTCGCCGTTGTATAAGCAGCATTTCAGTTTGCGTACCGGACAGTGTCTGGAGGATGACGGTGTGCAGGTGAAAACGTATCCGGCGCTGTTGGATGGCAACCGGATTCGTCTTGAGGTGCCGGTGGCTCAGGCGGCGTCGGTGGCCGCCTGA
- the nirB gene encoding nitrite reductase large subunit NirB produces MSKQTLIVIGNGMVGHHFLEQFSQSPAADAYNIVVFGEEKQLAYDRVHLSEYFSGSSHADLAMGTADWYADQGIDLHLNEPVTGIDRDARMITTPKGEYPYDQLVLATGSYPFVPPIDGNDQEGCFVYRTLDDLDAIQASAQKAKTGVVVGGGLLGLEAANALKSLGLQAHVVEFAPRLMPVQLDDQGGALLRQKIEDLGVQVHTEKATTAIVPGSSARLRMNFSDESHLETDLIVFSAGIRPQDALARACGLEVGERGGIVINNQCTTSDPHIHAIGECALWNNFVFGLVAPGYTMARTLSAALNNDASAAFTGADMSTKLKLLGVDVGSIGDAHAKTPGARNIRYNDEQAGHYRRMVVSQDGKTLLGAILVGDNGPYDTLLQYALNGIELPANPEALILPESEGGAPALGADALPETASICSCHNVTKGDICCAIDAGCTDLGGVKAETKASSGCGGCAALLKKVVDSELEKRGVEVCTDLCEHFPYTRQELFHLVKVNGIRTFRGLLKQYGKGQGCDICKPTVGSILATCWNEHILATDHVPLQDTNDTFMANMQKNGTYSIVPRIPGGEITPDKLIVLGEVAKEYDLYTKITGGQRVDLFGATLSQLPEIWEKLIAAGFETGHAYGKSLRTVKSCVGSTWCRYGVQDSVGMAITLENRYKGLRAPHKVKMAVSGCTRECAEAQSKDFGVIATEKGWNLYVCGNGGMRPRHADLFATDLSDEELIRTIDRVVMFYVRTADRLQRTSVWMENLEGGLEYLKQVVLEDSLGIGEELEQHMADLVGTYQCEWKTAVEDPEKRKRFREFVNAPEQKDPVQRWTSERGQRRPELEVVSS; encoded by the coding sequence ATGAGCAAACAGACCCTGATCGTGATCGGCAACGGCATGGTTGGCCATCACTTCCTGGAACAGTTCAGCCAGTCTCCGGCCGCTGACGCCTATAACATCGTGGTTTTCGGCGAAGAAAAGCAACTGGCCTACGACCGGGTGCACCTGTCGGAGTACTTCAGCGGCTCAAGCCATGCAGATCTGGCAATGGGCACCGCGGACTGGTACGCCGACCAGGGCATTGATCTGCACCTGAATGAGCCGGTGACCGGCATAGATCGGGACGCCCGGATGATCACCACACCCAAGGGCGAGTACCCCTACGATCAGCTGGTGCTGGCCACCGGCTCTTACCCGTTTGTCCCGCCCATTGACGGTAACGATCAGGAAGGCTGCTTTGTGTACCGTACCCTGGATGACCTGGACGCCATTCAGGCCAGCGCCCAGAAGGCGAAGACCGGCGTGGTGGTCGGCGGCGGCCTGCTGGGGCTGGAAGCAGCAAACGCGCTGAAAAGCCTTGGTTTACAGGCCCACGTGGTGGAGTTTGCCCCGCGCCTGATGCCGGTTCAGCTGGACGATCAGGGTGGCGCCCTGTTACGCCAGAAAATTGAAGACCTTGGTGTGCAGGTTCACACCGAGAAAGCCACCACCGCCATCGTGCCGGGCAGCAGCGCGCGGCTACGGATGAATTTCTCGGATGAGAGCCATCTGGAAACCGACCTGATTGTGTTTTCCGCCGGCATCCGCCCCCAGGACGCCCTGGCCCGGGCCTGCGGCCTGGAAGTGGGCGAACGCGGCGGGATTGTGATCAACAACCAGTGCACCACGTCCGATCCGCACATCCACGCCATCGGTGAATGCGCGCTCTGGAACAACTTTGTCTTCGGCCTGGTGGCGCCCGGTTACACCATGGCCCGCACGCTGTCAGCGGCGCTGAACAACGATGCCAGTGCGGCCTTCACCGGCGCCGACATGAGCACCAAACTCAAGCTACTGGGGGTGGATGTGGGCTCCATCGGCGACGCCCATGCCAAGACTCCCGGCGCCCGCAACATCCGCTATAACGATGAGCAGGCCGGCCACTACCGGCGCATGGTGGTGAGCCAGGACGGCAAGACCCTGCTGGGCGCCATTCTGGTGGGCGACAACGGCCCCTACGACACCCTGCTGCAGTACGCTCTCAACGGCATTGAGCTGCCGGCGAACCCGGAAGCACTGATTCTGCCGGAAAGCGAAGGCGGTGCCCCGGCCCTGGGCGCCGATGCCCTGCCGGAGACCGCCTCCATCTGTTCCTGCCACAACGTCACCAAGGGCGACATCTGCTGCGCGATTGACGCCGGCTGCACGGATCTGGGCGGCGTCAAGGCCGAAACCAAGGCCAGCAGTGGTTGTGGTGGCTGTGCCGCTTTGCTCAAAAAGGTGGTGGACAGCGAGCTGGAGAAACGCGGCGTGGAGGTATGCACGGACTTGTGCGAACACTTCCCCTACACCCGCCAGGAGCTGTTCCATCTGGTCAAGGTGAACGGCATCCGCACCTTCAGGGGCCTGCTCAAGCAATACGGCAAGGGCCAGGGCTGCGATATCTGCAAGCCGACGGTGGGTTCGATTCTGGCCACCTGCTGGAACGAGCACATTCTGGCCACGGACCACGTACCGCTGCAGGACACCAACGACACCTTCATGGCCAACATGCAGAAGAACGGCACTTACTCGATTGTGCCGCGCATCCCCGGTGGCGAGATCACGCCGGACAAGCTGATTGTACTGGGCGAGGTGGCGAAGGAGTACGACCTGTACACCAAGATCACCGGTGGCCAGCGGGTGGATCTGTTTGGTGCCACTTTAAGCCAGCTGCCTGAAATATGGGAAAAACTCATCGCCGCCGGGTTTGAAACCGGTCACGCCTACGGCAAGTCCCTGCGCACGGTGAAATCATGCGTGGGCAGCACCTGGTGCCGTTATGGTGTGCAGGACAGTGTGGGCATGGCGATTACCCTGGAGAATCGTTACAAGGGCCTGCGGGCGCCTCACAAGGTGAAGATGGCGGTGTCTGGCTGCACCCGGGAATGCGCCGAGGCCCAGAGCAAAGACTTCGGGGTGATTGCCACGGAGAAGGGCTGGAACCTGTACGTGTGCGGCAATGGCGGTATGCGACCGCGACACGCAGATCTGTTTGCCACGGATCTGTCGGATGAGGAGCTGATTCGCACGATTGACCGGGTGGTGATGTTCTATGTGCGCACGGCGGACCGGCTGCAGCGGACATCGGTCTGGATGGAAAACCTGGAAGGCGGTCTTGAGTATCTGAAGCAGGTGGTGCTGGAGGACAGCCTGGGTATTGGCGAGGAGCTGGAGCAGCACATGGCGGATCTTGTCGGCACCTATCAGTGTGAGTGGAAGACCGCCGTTGAGGATCCGGAGAAGCGTAAGCGGTTCCGGGAGTTTGTGAATGCTCCGGAGCAGAAGGATCCGGTGCAGCGTTGGACTTCGGAGCGGGGGCAGCGTCGGCCTGAATTGGAGGTGGTTTCTTCGTAG
- a CDS encoding NAD(P)/FAD-dependent oxidoreductase, with translation MEHTQTPALVICGHGMVAQRLLEQLVATGHPFSRIVVFNGEPFAAYNRIQLSSLLANQVRESELELKPRSWFRQHKIEVYNREPVTAIEPHQRRVTTASGRTLAYHTLVLATGASPSRLGLPGEDLDGVMTFRDLTDTRTLIHQAQTHRRAVVIGGGFLGLEAAEGLRARGMDVTILHRSGHLLNRQLNPAAGELLKHQLQQRGLTVLTGTEPAALLGKHQVQAVQLSDGTVLATDLVVLATGIHPNKALAEAAGLDCDRGVQVDSQMTTSNPHIHALGECCQFQEHTFGLVEPGYEQAAVLARHLCQVSGSPSFTPGEIATRLKISDLPIFSCGPITPGPHTETIEWQDYAQAVYGQLLVEHNRLTGAILLGDTSSGPWYSELIRSGTDISRYRDTIAFGKPYCDAAA, from the coding sequence ATGGAACACACACAGACCCCTGCGCTGGTGATCTGCGGGCACGGCATGGTTGCGCAGCGATTGCTGGAGCAACTGGTGGCCACAGGGCACCCGTTCAGCCGCATTGTGGTGTTCAACGGCGAGCCCTTCGCTGCCTATAACCGAATCCAGCTGTCGTCCTTGCTGGCGAATCAGGTCCGGGAGTCGGAGCTGGAACTGAAACCCCGGTCCTGGTTCCGCCAGCACAAAATCGAGGTCTATAACCGTGAGCCGGTCACGGCCATCGAACCGCATCAGCGCCGGGTAACGACCGCAAGCGGGCGCACGCTGGCTTACCACACCCTTGTGTTGGCCACTGGCGCCAGCCCTTCACGTCTTGGCCTGCCCGGCGAGGATCTGGATGGCGTGATGACCTTCCGGGATCTGACCGATACCCGCACCCTGATTCACCAGGCGCAGACACATCGCCGTGCGGTCGTCATCGGCGGCGGTTTTCTTGGCCTGGAAGCGGCCGAGGGGCTCAGGGCCCGGGGTATGGACGTCACAATTCTGCATCGCAGCGGGCACCTTCTGAACCGCCAGCTCAATCCAGCCGCCGGCGAATTACTGAAGCACCAGTTACAGCAACGGGGCCTCACCGTTCTGACCGGTACAGAACCTGCGGCGCTGCTGGGCAAACACCAGGTCCAGGCGGTACAACTGAGCGACGGCACCGTGCTCGCTACTGACCTGGTGGTACTGGCAACCGGTATTCATCCGAACAAAGCACTGGCAGAAGCAGCCGGCCTGGACTGCGACCGGGGTGTACAAGTGGATTCGCAGATGACCACTTCCAATCCTCATATCCACGCCCTCGGGGAATGCTGCCAGTTTCAGGAACATACGTTTGGCCTGGTGGAGCCCGGCTACGAGCAGGCGGCCGTGTTGGCCCGGCATCTCTGCCAGGTGTCCGGAAGCCCGAGTTTCACGCCAGGAGAAATCGCCACCCGCCTGAAAATCAGTGACCTCCCCATTTTTTCCTGCGGGCCGATCACTCCGGGCCCGCACACCGAAACCATTGAGTGGCAGGACTACGCCCAAGCGGTCTACGGCCAACTGCTGGTGGAACACAACCGCCTGACCGGCGCCATTTTGCTCGGCGACACCAGCAGTGGCCCCTGGTACAGCGAGTTGATTCGTTCAGGCACGGATATATCCCGCTACCGGGACACCATCGCTTTCGGCAAACCCTATTGCGACGCAGCGGCCTGA
- a CDS encoding nitrate regulatory protein → MNSKRQPNTTATATAADFLMASRQCEIRNLEYFLQMGRLVQSVGNLVHGLQRERGATNLYLGSGCQRFARERSVILKENDQLAAIFRKALTDIQEDLTTHPVSSPLLGHIASALHSLDQLAEFRQKVVGQEASVADATDWFCDAIHQLITVVFEAAETVAEPSIAGLLVAMVHVMNGKEYCGQERAAGSAGFSSGHFENALSRRMMHLVEAQERCFEVFVAFANDDSLALWQTLRSHPRELEIERMRQKAVSVGPYKSLDREMADRWFNLMTDRMDDLKKIEDSVENAFHHRCVERYTEARHSLAHQETLLASLEQRNASTMPVLVVCDNGVDASTADAWAGDGVGQQSGRSIFDLVQEQTRRLRQMSEELQSAKEALEDRRTQEKAVLLLMEHRDISNDEAHRLLRKLAMDQGKRLPDVARALVSMAGVLG, encoded by the coding sequence ATGAACAGCAAACGCCAGCCCAACACGACCGCGACCGCGACAGCCGCAGACTTTCTGATGGCCTCCCGGCAGTGCGAAATCCGCAATCTGGAGTACTTTCTGCAGATGGGCCGGCTGGTGCAGAGCGTGGGTAACCTGGTGCACGGACTGCAACGGGAGCGGGGGGCTACCAATCTGTATCTGGGGTCCGGTTGCCAGCGTTTCGCCCGGGAGCGTTCGGTCATCCTGAAAGAGAACGACCAACTGGCCGCAATCTTCCGTAAGGCGCTGACTGACATACAGGAAGACCTGACGACCCATCCGGTCAGCAGCCCGCTGTTGGGGCATATTGCCAGCGCCCTTCATAGCCTCGATCAGCTGGCCGAGTTCAGGCAGAAAGTGGTCGGGCAGGAAGCCAGCGTGGCGGATGCCACGGACTGGTTCTGCGACGCCATCCATCAGCTGATTACGGTGGTTTTTGAAGCCGCCGAAACCGTCGCTGAACCCTCCATCGCCGGCCTGTTGGTGGCCATGGTGCATGTGATGAATGGCAAGGAATACTGTGGCCAGGAGCGGGCGGCAGGCTCAGCGGGATTCTCCAGTGGCCATTTCGAAAACGCACTGTCACGGCGCATGATGCACCTGGTTGAAGCGCAGGAACGGTGTTTCGAGGTATTTGTCGCCTTTGCCAACGACGATAGCCTGGCCCTCTGGCAAACCCTGCGGTCTCACCCGCGGGAACTGGAAATAGAACGGATGCGCCAGAAGGCGGTGTCGGTGGGACCCTATAAGTCCCTGGACAGGGAAATGGCCGACCGCTGGTTTAACCTGATGACCGATCGCATGGATGACCTCAAGAAAATCGAAGACTCCGTAGAGAACGCCTTCCACCACCGTTGCGTGGAACGCTACACCGAGGCGCGCCACTCCCTGGCCCATCAGGAAACCCTGTTAGCCTCGCTGGAACAGCGGAACGCCTCGACAATGCCGGTATTGGTGGTCTGCGATAATGGTGTAGATGCGAGTACGGCAGATGCCTGGGCCGGTGACGGTGTCGGGCAACAGTCAGGCAGGTCCATCTTTGATCTGGTTCAGGAGCAAACCCGCCGCCTGCGCCAGATGTCTGAAGAGCTGCAAAGTGCAAAAGAAGCTCTGGAGGACCGACGCACCCAGGAAAAGGCGGTGTTGCTCTTGATGGAGCATCGTGACATCAGCAACGACGAAGCCCATAGATTGCTGCGAAAGCTGGCGATGGATCAGGGCAAACGCCTGCCTGACGTGGCTAGAGCCCTGGTCTCCATGGCCGGCGTGCTGGGCTGA
- a CDS encoding ABC transporter ATP-binding protein, whose product MAKSHLELTGVEMAFDTPKGPFVALDNVNLKIQKGEFVSLIGHSGCGKSTVLNIVAGLLQASKGGCVLNGHEVNSPGPERAVVFQNHALMPWLTVYENVELAVRQVFRKSMNRKERRDWITHNLELVNMAHAANKRPGEISGGMAQRVGIARALAMKPSVLLMDEPFGALDALTRAHLQDSLMEIQQELNNTVIMITHDVDEAVLLSDRIIMMTNGPAATVGEDLHIDLPRPRNRVALADDAKYVHYRQEVLSFLYEKQRKLETLSSRRGASSAKRESEGEKQTATA is encoded by the coding sequence ATGGCTAAATCACATTTAGAGTTAACTGGCGTTGAAATGGCGTTTGATACACCGAAAGGGCCGTTCGTTGCCCTGGACAACGTGAACCTGAAGATCCAGAAGGGGGAGTTTGTTTCGCTGATCGGCCACTCGGGCTGTGGTAAATCGACGGTGCTCAACATTGTCGCCGGCTTGTTGCAGGCCTCCAAGGGTGGCTGTGTGTTGAACGGTCACGAGGTGAACTCACCAGGGCCGGAGCGGGCGGTGGTGTTTCAGAATCACGCGCTGATGCCCTGGCTGACGGTGTATGAGAATGTGGAGCTGGCTGTTCGGCAGGTGTTTCGCAAGTCGATGAACCGTAAGGAGCGCCGGGACTGGATTACCCACAACCTGGAGCTGGTGAATATGGCCCATGCCGCCAATAAGCGGCCGGGGGAGATTTCCGGGGGTATGGCACAGCGGGTGGGGATTGCCCGGGCGTTGGCGATGAAACCGAGCGTGCTGCTGATGGATGAGCCGTTCGGGGCCCTGGATGCGCTGACTCGGGCACATCTGCAGGATTCGCTGATGGAGATTCAGCAGGAGCTGAACAATACGGTGATCATGATCACCCACGATGTGGACGAGGCGGTGCTGTTGTCGGACCGCATCATCATGATGACCAACGGGCCGGCGGCGACGGTGGGGGAAGATCTGCATATTGATTTGCCTCGGCCGCGTAATCGGGTGGCGTTGGCGGATGATGCCAAGTACGTGCATTACCGGCAGGAGGTGCTGTCGTTCCTGTACGAGAAGCAGCGCAAGCTGGAAACGCTGAGTAGTCGGCGAGGCGCCAGTTCAGCAAAGCGGGAGTCGGAGGGTGAGAAGCAGACTGCAACAGCCTGA
- a CDS encoding ABC transporter permease, which produces MSTLSIRIGQSMATRSRNLLARLSPNELLAAGKQTLLPLIGILVFLGFWHLAAPQVQTSLGAFPGPAQVWEQAGQLWQEHANQRERASQFIAMQEQRNARILADNPEAEVRIRSYPGAPTFIDQIGTSLVTVLSGFALATLIAVPLGIVFGLNRYFQAAVNPLIQIFKPVSPLAWLPLVTMVVSATYVSDDPMFQKSFLTSMITVTLCSLWPTLINTSVGVAAVNPDLLNVSKVLKLSFWTHVRKVVLPSSVPMIFTGLRVSLGIAWMVLIAAEMLAQSPGLGKFVWDEFQNGSSQSLSRIMVAVLAIGFIGFLLDRVMLLIQKKVAWNE; this is translated from the coding sequence ATGAGCACATTAAGCATAAGGATTGGTCAGTCGATGGCCACCAGGAGCCGCAACCTGCTCGCCCGGCTGAGCCCGAATGAATTGTTGGCGGCCGGCAAACAGACTTTGCTGCCCTTGATCGGAATTCTGGTGTTTCTGGGATTCTGGCATCTGGCAGCGCCTCAGGTGCAGACGTCCCTTGGCGCCTTTCCGGGGCCGGCTCAGGTCTGGGAGCAGGCGGGGCAACTCTGGCAAGAGCACGCCAACCAGCGGGAACGCGCCAGCCAGTTCATCGCCATGCAGGAGCAGCGTAATGCCAGGATTCTGGCTGACAACCCGGAGGCGGAGGTGCGGATCCGGTCTTATCCCGGCGCACCCACTTTTATCGATCAGATCGGTACCAGCCTGGTCACGGTGTTGTCTGGATTTGCCCTGGCCACGCTGATTGCGGTGCCCCTGGGAATTGTGTTCGGTCTTAACCGGTATTTTCAGGCGGCGGTCAATCCGCTGATCCAGATCTTCAAGCCGGTGTCGCCCCTGGCCTGGCTGCCACTGGTGACCATGGTGGTGTCTGCCACGTACGTGAGTGATGACCCGATGTTCCAGAAGTCGTTTCTGACGTCGATGATCACGGTCACCCTATGCAGTTTGTGGCCGACGCTGATCAATACCAGCGTTGGGGTGGCGGCGGTGAATCCGGACCTGCTGAATGTGTCGAAGGTGCTGAAGCTGTCGTTCTGGACCCACGTTCGCAAGGTGGTGCTGCCGTCATCGGTACCGATGATTTTTACCGGGTTGAGGGTGTCTTTGGGTATTGCCTGGATGGTGCTGATTGCGGCGGAGATGCTGGCGCAGAGTCCTGGGCTTGGGAAGTTTGTGTGGGATGAGTTTCAGAATGGCAGCAGTCAGTCGTTGAGCCGGATCATGGTGGCGGTGCTGGCCATCGGGTTTATCGGGTTTTTGCTGGATCGGGTGATGCTGTTGATTCAGAAGAAGGTGGCCTGGAATGAGTAG
- a CDS encoding CmpA/NrtA family ABC transporter substrate-binding protein, with protein sequence MNTRRHQLRGLLTAALIGLSTLAQASIGPAEKPDLKLGFIKLTDMAPLAVAWEQGYFLDEGLFVELEAQANWKVLLDRVITGELDGAHMLAGQPLGASIGYGTQANIITAFSMDLNGNAITVSNAVWDTMKPHLEMDGDKPAHPISASALKPAVEQSLSKGERFRMGMVFPVSTHNYELRYWLAAGGLNPGFYAPQRGDTSGTLQADVHLSVTPPPQMPATMEAGTIQGYCVGEPWNQQAVFKGIGVPVITDYEIWPNNPEKVFGVTETWAEKHPNTHLRLLRALIRAAYWLDENDNANRQEAVELLSRSSYVGADKDVIANSMTGTFEYEKGDVREVPDFNVFFRYHATYPYPSDAIWYLTQMRRWGQIPDAKPDDWYMQTAARVYRGDLYAQAAQSLIDDGVMNASDFPDFEAENFERPYQGELIDGVPFTPREPNAYIDRFDIGLKGTETP encoded by the coding sequence ATGAACACACGCCGTCATCAACTCAGAGGCTTGCTCACAGCCGCGCTGATCGGGCTGAGCACACTGGCCCAGGCGAGCATCGGGCCAGCCGAGAAACCAGACCTGAAGCTGGGCTTCATCAAACTCACCGATATGGCGCCCCTGGCGGTTGCCTGGGAGCAAGGCTACTTCCTGGACGAAGGCCTGTTCGTGGAACTGGAGGCGCAGGCCAACTGGAAAGTGCTGCTGGACCGGGTGATCACCGGCGAGCTGGACGGTGCCCACATGCTAGCCGGCCAGCCTCTGGGCGCGTCCATTGGCTATGGCACTCAGGCCAACATCATTACCGCCTTCAGCATGGACCTCAACGGCAACGCGATTACCGTGTCCAACGCGGTGTGGGACACCATGAAGCCCCACCTGGAAATGGATGGCGACAAACCCGCCCACCCGATCTCCGCGAGCGCACTGAAACCGGCGGTGGAGCAATCCCTGAGCAAAGGCGAGCGGTTCCGGATGGGCATGGTGTTCCCGGTGTCCACCCATAACTACGAACTCCGCTACTGGCTGGCGGCCGGTGGCCTGAATCCCGGCTTCTACGCCCCACAACGGGGTGATACCAGTGGCACCTTGCAGGCCGATGTTCATCTGTCCGTTACCCCGCCGCCGCAAATGCCGGCGACCATGGAAGCCGGCACCATTCAGGGCTACTGCGTGGGCGAACCCTGGAACCAGCAGGCGGTATTCAAGGGCATCGGAGTGCCGGTCATCACTGATTATGAGATCTGGCCAAACAACCCTGAGAAAGTCTTTGGCGTGACCGAGACCTGGGCAGAAAAGCATCCCAATACCCACCTGCGGTTGTTGCGGGCACTGATCCGCGCGGCTTACTGGCTGGATGAAAACGACAACGCAAATCGCCAGGAAGCGGTAGAGCTCCTTTCCCGCTCCAGCTACGTGGGTGCAGACAAAGACGTGATCGCCAACTCTATGACCGGCACATTCGAATACGAGAAAGGGGATGTGCGAGAGGTTCCGGACTTCAACGTGTTCTTCCGCTATCACGCCACCTACCCCTATCCCTCTGATGCCATCTGGTACCTGACCCAGATGCGCCGGTGGGGACAGATTCCGGACGCCAAGCCGGATGACTGGTACATGCAGACCGCAGCCAGGGTATACCGGGGCGATCTTTATGCTCAGGCCGCACAGTCACTGATCGATGATGGCGTGATGAATGCCAGTGACTTCCCGGACTTTGAGGCCGAGAACTTTGAACGCCCCTACCAGGGCGAGCTGATTGACGGTGTGCCTTTCACACCTCGCGAACCGAACGCTTACATAGACCGCTTTGATATCGGGCTGAAAGGCACCGAGACACCGTAA